From the genome of Cryptococcus depauperatus CBS 7841 chromosome 1, complete sequence, one region includes:
- a CDS encoding 60S ribosomal protein L18-A: MVQQKLTKMGIDIRRHHVKKGNRSAPKSEDPYLLLLVKLYRFLARRTDSNFNRVILKRLFMSKINRPPISLSRIVKETKNSNPDNSKTVVVVGSVLDDERLPEVPKLTIAALRFSTGAKERIVAAGGEALTLDQLALRAPTGSNTVLLRGKRNVREAVKHFGGPLKGGKPYVASKGRKFERARGRRKSRGFKIKSTHK; this comes from the exons ATG GTTCAACAAAAACTGACAAAA ATGGGTATCGATATCCGCCGCCACCACGTCAAGAAGGGCAATCGGTCTGCCCCCAAGTCTGAGGACCCCTaccttctcttgcttgtCAAGCTTTACAGATTTTTGGCTAGGAGGACTGACTCCAACTTCAACCGAGTTATCCTCAAGAGGCTGTTTATGAGCAAG ATTAACCGACctcccatctctctctcccgAATTGTCAAGGAGACCAAAAACTCCAACCCTGACAACTCCAAGACTGTCGTTGTTGTTGGCTCTGTTCTTGACGACGAGCGTCTTCCCGAGGTCCCTAAACTCACTATCGCGGCCCTCCGATTCTCAACTGGCGCCAAGGAACGTAttgttgctgctggtgGTGAGGCTCTCACTCTTGACCAACTCGCCCTCCGTGCTCCTACCGGTTCCAACACTGTCCTTCTCAGAGGCAAGAGGAACGTTCGTGAGGCCGTCAAGCACTTTGGTGGTCCTCTCAAAGGCGGCAAGCCTTACGTTGCCAGCAAGGGTAGGAAGTTTGAAAGGGCCCGTGGTAGGAGAAAG TCGAGAGGTTTCAAGATCAAGTCCACCCACAAGTAA
- a CDS encoding pre-mRNA-splicing factor ISY1 — protein sequence MARNSEKAQSMLYRFREQQAIDMGIGTRQKGDRRPRMAGSCTSLKEAERWRGDIMRDISRKVSKIQDVSLTDYQVRDLNDEINQLFREKRAWENQIVNLGGANYKRAAGVMMDDEGREVPGTRGYKYFGRAKELPGVKDMFTKSAQQATEESARNASFQMFRHQGPGYFGDEDELDEDLIGKEDEEAKKEWERQAHEAALTLGISDDSLLPSYPTEKV from the exons ATGGCCCGAAACTCTGAGAAAGCCCAATCTATGCTCTATCGCTTTCGCGAACAACAAGCGATTGACATGGGCATCGGTACTCGTCAAAAAGGTGACAGAAGACCTCGAATGGCTGGATCATGCACCAGTTTGAAAGAGGCCGAGCGATGGAGAGGCGATATCATGAGAGACATTAGTAGAAAAGTATCCAAGATCCAAGATG TATCCTTGACGGATTACCAAGTTCGCGACCTAAACGATGAAATCAACCAGCTGTTTCGAGAAAAGCGTGCGTGGGAGAATCAAATTGTCAACCTCGGAGGAGCGAATTACAAGAGAGCAGCAGGGGTCATGATGGATGACGAAGGGAGAGAAGTTCCAGGGACAAGAGGCTATAA GTATTTTGGACGGGCAAAAGAATTGCCTGGCGTCAAAGATATGTTTACAAAAAGCG CCCAACAAGCAACAGAAGAATCTGCCCGGAATGCATCGTTCCAAATGTTTCGACATCAAGGTCCAGGCTATTttggagatgaagacgagttggatgaagatttGATTGGtaaagaagacgaagaggcCAAGAAAG AATGGGAACGGCAAGCTCACGAAGCTGCTCTTACCCTCGGTATCTCTGACGATTCTCTCCTTCCGTCCTATCCCACAGAAAAAGTATAA